The following proteins are encoded in a genomic region of Fundidesulfovibrio putealis DSM 16056:
- a CDS encoding ParB/RepB/Spo0J family partition protein, translating into MSSSLPVGREGARMAGAKGLGRGLDVLLKGMAVGKEHPEVILVRLEDVKPNPRQPRLEFDPQALNDLASSIKEQGVLQPIMIRPVSGASHGYELVAGERRLRASKLAGLEEIPAIVREVTDEQSLALALIENLQRENLNALEEAKGFDQLLNSFSLSQEALAQRVGKSRSAVANSLRLLQLPGPIQESLFSDAISAGHARALLAVSDAAAQEELWKRITGQGLSVRDTEELASYWKEHGSLPEGPVLSQNTAEPARTGESRRKRPPQPEEMTILAARLRDRFRANVKLGGDQGRGKITFSYSSQEELKALLEEWGVGDA; encoded by the coding sequence ATGTCAAGCAGTCTGCCTGTGGGGCGGGAGGGAGCCAGGATGGCCGGAGCAAAAGGTTTGGGTCGCGGGTTGGATGTCTTGCTGAAAGGCATGGCCGTTGGCAAGGAACACCCGGAAGTTATCCTGGTCCGTCTTGAGGACGTCAAGCCGAACCCGAGGCAGCCGCGCCTGGAATTCGATCCGCAGGCGCTGAATGATCTGGCCAGCTCAATCAAGGAGCAGGGGGTCCTTCAGCCCATCATGATCCGCCCCGTGTCGGGCGCGAGCCACGGTTACGAGCTGGTGGCCGGAGAACGCCGCCTGCGCGCCAGCAAGTTGGCCGGGCTGGAAGAGATCCCGGCAATCGTGCGCGAGGTCACGGACGAACAGAGCCTGGCCCTGGCGCTCATCGAGAACCTCCAGCGCGAAAACCTGAACGCCCTGGAAGAGGCCAAAGGCTTCGACCAGCTGCTCAACTCGTTTTCCTTAAGCCAGGAGGCCCTGGCCCAGCGCGTGGGCAAGAGCCGCTCCGCCGTGGCCAACAGTCTGCGCCTGCTCCAGCTTCCCGGACCCATCCAGGAGAGCCTGTTCTCAGATGCCATCAGCGCGGGCCACGCCCGGGCGCTTCTGGCTGTGTCCGATGCTGCGGCCCAGGAAGAGCTGTGGAAGCGGATCACCGGACAGGGACTCTCAGTGCGCGACACCGAGGAACTGGCCAGTTACTGGAAGGAGCACGGCAGCCTGCCCGAAGGGCCGGTCTTGTCGCAGAACACTGCCGAACCCGCCCGCACCGGCGAATCGCGGCGCAAAAGGCCCCCCCAGCCTGAGGAAATGACCATCCTGGCCGCGCGCCTGCGCGACAGGTTCCGCGCCAACGTCAAGCTCGGCGGCGATCAGGGCAGGGGCAAGATAACGTTTTCATATTCCTCGCAGGAAGAGCTTAAAGCGCTTCTTGAAGAGTGGGGAGTGGGCGATGCCTAG
- a CDS encoding NAD-dependent epimerase, translated as MKFLVTGAAGFIGFHLCKRLLEMGHTVVGLDNLNDYYSVALKKDRLKLLQRNDQFTFFKIDLADREDMESLFSNNQFTHVVNMAAQAGVRYSLENPMAYVQSNIVGFTNLLEGCRHGGVSHLVYASSSSVYGLNTNMPFSVHSNVDHPISLYAASKKSNELMAHAYSHLYGLPCTGLRFFTVYGPWGRPDMALFLFTKAIVEDRPIQVFNHGKMRRDFTYIDDIVEGVVRSLMRIPEPNPDWNGQSPDPGSSPAPYRIYNIGNNDCVELSVYIEALEKALGKTAKKIMLPMQPGDVPATYADVTDLMHDVGFKPTTPIQYGIERFISWYKEYYRV; from the coding sequence ATGAAATTCCTGGTCACAGGCGCAGCCGGATTCATCGGCTTCCATCTCTGCAAGCGTCTTCTCGAGATGGGACACACCGTTGTCGGTCTGGATAATCTCAACGATTATTATTCCGTGGCCCTCAAAAAGGACCGCCTGAAACTTCTTCAGCGCAATGACCAGTTCACCTTTTTCAAGATCGACCTCGCGGACCGCGAGGACATGGAATCCTTGTTCTCCAACAACCAGTTCACCCATGTGGTGAACATGGCGGCCCAGGCCGGTGTGCGCTACAGCCTGGAAAATCCCATGGCCTACGTGCAGTCCAACATCGTGGGCTTCACCAACCTCCTGGAGGGTTGCCGCCACGGCGGGGTGTCCCATCTGGTGTACGCCTCATCGAGCTCCGTGTACGGCCTGAACACGAACATGCCCTTTTCGGTCCACTCCAACGTGGACCACCCCATCAGCCTGTACGCGGCTTCCAAAAAGTCCAACGAACTCATGGCCCACGCCTACAGCCACCTTTACGGGCTGCCCTGCACCGGACTTCGCTTCTTCACCGTGTACGGGCCCTGGGGCAGGCCGGACATGGCGCTGTTCCTGTTCACCAAGGCCATCGTCGAAGACCGGCCCATACAGGTCTTCAACCACGGCAAGATGCGCCGGGACTTCACCTACATCGACGACATCGTCGAGGGCGTCGTGCGCTCGCTCATGCGCATCCCCGAGCCCAACCCCGACTGGAACGGCCAGTCGCCGGATCCCGGTTCCAGTCCGGCCCCGTACCGCATCTACAACATCGGGAACAACGACTGCGTCGAGCTTTCCGTGTATATCGAAGCCCTGGAAAAGGCCCTGGGCAAGACTGCCAAGAAGATCATGCTTCCCATGCAGCCCGGGGACGTTCCGGCCACGTACGCTGATGTCACGGATTTGATGCACGATGTGGGTTTCAAGCCGACCACCCCCATCCAATATGGCATTGAGCGCTTTATTTCCTGGTACAAGGAGTACTATCGGGTATAA
- a CDS encoding ParA family protein, translating to MGRCIVVANQKGGVGKTTTAVNLAAALAVMEKKTLLIDCDPQGNASSGLGIYQEQVTENLYSVLYEPQNASKAIYETSLPFLQVLPSTSDLVAADIELVDKQGRENYLREVVGTLIDSYDFILLDCPPSLGLVTLNALCAATELLVPLQCEYYALEGIAQLLKTYDLVRKRFNSRLLLLGVVLTMYDGRNKLNRHVKREIRRCFPKHHFETLIPRNVRVSEAPSYGQSVIGYDVKSKGAEAYLGLAREVLCRMPL from the coding sequence ATGGGCCGTTGTATCGTAGTCGCAAACCAGAAAGGCGGGGTGGGAAAGACCACCACGGCCGTCAATCTGGCGGCGGCTCTGGCCGTGATGGAAAAAAAAACCCTGCTGATCGACTGCGATCCGCAGGGTAACGCGTCCAGCGGCCTGGGCATCTACCAGGAGCAGGTCACGGAGAACCTCTATTCCGTCCTGTACGAGCCGCAGAACGCCAGCAAGGCCATCTACGAAACCTCGCTCCCGTTTTTGCAGGTACTGCCCTCCACGTCCGACCTGGTGGCAGCCGACATCGAGCTGGTGGACAAGCAGGGACGCGAGAACTACCTGCGCGAAGTCGTCGGCACCCTGATTGATTCCTACGATTTCATCCTGCTGGATTGTCCTCCCTCCCTGGGCCTGGTCACGTTGAACGCCCTGTGCGCGGCAACAGAGCTGCTGGTTCCGCTCCAGTGCGAGTACTACGCCCTGGAAGGCATCGCCCAGCTGCTGAAGACCTACGATCTTGTGCGCAAGCGCTTCAATTCGCGCCTTTTGCTGCTTGGCGTGGTCCTGACCATGTACGACGGACGCAACAAGCTGAACAGGCACGTGAAGCGCGAGATCCGGCGCTGCTTCCCAAAACACCATTTCGAGACGCTCATCCCGCGCAACGTGCGGGTGTCCGAAGCGCCCAGCTACGGTCAGTCGGTCATCGGGTACGACGTGAAGTCCAAGGGGGCGGAAGCCTACCTGGGGCTGGCCAGGGAAGTGCTGTGCCGCATGCCGCTGTAG
- a CDS encoding GAK system XXXCH domain-containing protein, whose protein sequence is MDFRALKASMDEAFQSILEILQDGQLPEEQLVNKFSRLCTQLHVQAGDDWAGEAEDFAHLANQLLQAVKKGKREDAIRLVDSLQDAQDYCHRTYKS, encoded by the coding sequence ATGGATTTCCGCGCCTTAAAAGCATCCATGGACGAGGCATTTCAGAGCATCCTGGAGATTCTTCAGGATGGACAGCTTCCCGAGGAACAACTTGTCAACAAGTTTTCCAGGCTCTGCACCCAACTACACGTCCAGGCAGGAGACGATTGGGCAGGCGAAGCCGAAGACTTCGCCCATCTGGCCAACCAGCTTCTTCAGGCAGTCAAGAAGGGGAAACGCGAGGACGCCATCCGTCTGGTCGATTCCCTTCAGGATGCCCAGGATTACTGCCACCGGACCTACAAATCCTAG